The following are from one region of the Hyla sarda isolate aHylSar1 chromosome 6, aHylSar1.hap1, whole genome shotgun sequence genome:
- the LOC130277491 gene encoding lipopolysaccharide-induced tumor necrosis factor-alpha factor homolog, producing MFDQKIPSSANMDDENQAYQPPAITPYLSTPQYCLQPVPTMTHPQAISHIVTPCQPTVIYHLIAIVFLGLVAGCCLIHISMNATKDVDHFCPHSECHLFKYKRL from the exons ATGTTTGACCAGAAGATCCCAAGCTCAGCTAATATGGATGATGAGAATCAAGCTTACCAGCCTCCAGCAATTACTCCATACTTGTCTACTCCACAATACTGCCTGCAGCCAGTGCCCACTATGACACATCCACAAGCTATTTCTCACATTGTCACTCCGTGTCAACCTACAGTGATCTATCACCTGATTG CAATTGTGTTTTTGGGGCTCGTGGCTGGATGCTGCTTAATTCACATCAGTATGAACGCTACGAAAGATGTGGATCATTTTTGCCCACATTCTGAATGTCACCTCTTCAAGTACAAAAGGCTCTAA